One segment of Solanum lycopersicum chromosome 1, SLM_r2.1 DNA contains the following:
- the LOC101248922 gene encoding wax ester synthase/diacylglycerol acyltransferase 11-like, which yields MEGKRKMSVKPLRIISNTSNLNGEKEAAMLLSPSSRMFHEPSYNVYVLAIMGWKVTMNIDSIKAELQSKMLKHPRFSSLQVMDESDGVGNMRWVPTTVNIDDHVIVPQFADNNMDNDELVENYISDLSTTNVDMSKPLWDFHILNVKTSHAEATSVFRIHHSIGDGAALMSFLLSCFRTTSDPTCLPKLPVFSSSNDKSNSSPNKNRKKNLWQYLVKLWFLIKLLFNTMVDVLLFIATALFLKDSQTPFTTTQAFNASARQRYIYRSVSLDDIKFIKDVTNAKLNDVVFGIVQAALSRYFHRTYGKAGKFSVEGMRCRANVIVNLRPALGVQAIAEMIEKNVAVIQGNCFGFMLVPLSIGQLDNPLDYVVKAKTLMDRKKHSLESQFSFYASQFFLNLFGYKGAAKLTQRVTSQTTLALSNVIGPREQISCAGHPVEFIAPTCSGYPTGIMVHVCSYVNKLTFTIAVDEGIIPDLNQFGDDFIKSFMLIKEAAHAHHTKLATKLD from the exons ATGgagggtaaaagaaaaatgagtGTGAAACCTCTTCGAATAATATCAAATACTAGTAATTTAAATGGAGAAAAAGAAGCAGCAATGTTATTAAGTCCATCTTCTCGAATGTTTCATGAACCATCCTACAATGTTTACGTCTTAGCCATTATGGGCTGGAAAGTAACAATGAACATTGATTCCATCAAAGCTGAACTACAAAGCAAAATGCTTAAACACCCACGCTTTTCAAGTTTGCAG GTTATGGATGAGAGTGATGGCGTTGGAAATATGAGATGGGTTCCGACGACAGTGAACATAGATGATCATGTCATAGTTCCCCAGTTTGCTGATAATAATATGGACAATGACGAATTggttgaaaattatatttcagaCCTAAGTACTACAAATGTTGACATGTCGAAACCTCTATGGGATTTTCACATTCTTAACGTGAAAACGTCTCATGCTGAGGCAACTTCTGTTTTTCGTATTCATCATTCTATTGGAGATGGAGCTGCCCTCATGTCCTTCTTACTCTCTTGTTTTCGGACAACTTCGGATCCTACTTGTCTCCCCAAACTCCCTGTTTTTTCTTCCTCTAACGATAAATCAAATTCTTCACCaaacaaaaataggaaaaagaattTGTGGCAGTACCTCGTAAAGTTGTGGTTCCTCATCAAACTTTTGTTCAATACAATGGTTGATGTTTTGCTGTTTATAGCGACAGCGCTCTTCTTGAAGGACTCTCAAACACCTTTCACAACTACACAAGCGTTTAATGCGTCTGCTCGTCAGAGATATATCTATCGGAGCGTTAGCTTGGATGACATCAAATTTATAAAGGATGTCACAAACGCT AAGCTTAATGACGTTGTATTCGGCATAGTTCAAGCAGCATTGTCTCGTTATTTCCATCGAACATACG GCAAGGCAGGGAAGTTTTCTGTAGAAGGAATGAGATGCAGAGCCAATGTCATAGTGAATTTGAGACCAGCTTTAGGGGTTCAA GCTATAGCTGAAATGATTGAGAAGAATGTTGCAGTGATACAAGGAAATTGCTTTGGGTTTATGTTAGTTCCGTTGAGTATCGGCCAATTAGATAATCCTCTTGATTATGTTGTCAAAGCTAAGACATTAATGGATCGAAAGAAGCATTCCCTTGAGTCACAGTTCTCCTTTTATGCTTCACAATTTTTCCTCAACTTGTTTGGGTATAAG GGTGCGGCAAAACTTACTCAAAGAGTTACCTCCCAAACAACGTTAGCCCTTTCAAACGTAATTGGTCCGCGTGAACAAATTTCTTGCGCAGGCCATCCAGTGGAATTCATTGCCCCAACATGCTCTGGCTATCCCACT gGGATAATGGTTCACGTGTGTAGCTATGTGAACAAGTTGACATTTACTATAGCAGTTGATGAAGGAATAATTCCAGATCTGAACCAGTTTGGTGATGATTTCATCAAGTCATTCATGCTTATTAAAGAGGCTGCTCATGCTCATCACACAAAATTGGCGACCAAACTTGACTAG
- the LOC101251925 gene encoding dynamin-related protein 5A, with translation MENLIQLVNRLQRACTALGDHGEESALPTLWDALPSIAVVGGQSSGKSSVLESIVGKDFLPRGSGIVTRRPLVLQLHRLEQGSREYAEFGHLPRKKFTDFAAVRKEIADETDRETGRSKQISSVPIYLSIYSPNVVNLTLIDLPGLTKVAVEGQSDSIVADIENMVRAYIEKPNCIILAVSPANQDLATSDAIKISREVDPKGERTFGVLTKIDLMDKGTDAVDILEGRAYKLQFPWIGVVNRSQADINKNVDMIAARRREKEYFSSTPEYRHLTNRMGSEHLGKVMSKHLEAVIKSRIPGLQSLINKTIIDLESELSRLGKPIATDAGGKLYMVMEVCRTFDGIFKEHLDGVRPGGDKIYNVFDNQLPAALKRLQFDKQLSMDNVRKLITEADGYQPHLIAPEQGYRRLIESSLISIKGPAEAAVDAVHAILKDLVHKSISETSELKQYPSLRVEVNGAAIESLERMRDESKKATLQLVEMECSYLTVDFFRKLPQDIEKGGNPTHSIFDRYNDSYLRRIGSNVLSYVNMVCASLRNSIPKSVVYCQVREAKRSLLDHFFTDLGKKEGRQLGTLLDEDPAIMQRRLSLAKRLELYRAAQSEIDSVAWAK, from the exons ATGGAGAATCTCATACAATTGGTTAACAGATTACAGAGAGCTTGCACTGCCCTTGGCGATCATGGTGAAGAGAGTGCATTGCCTACTCTCTGGGATGCCCTTCCTTCCATCGCCGTCGTTGGTGGCCAG AGCTCTGGGAAGTCTTCAGTGCTTGAGAGCATTGTCGGAAAGGATTTTTTGCCTCGTGGATCTG GTATTGTCACTCGTCGACCCCTTGTCCTACAGCTTCACCGGTTAGAACAAGGTAGTAGAGAATATGCAGAATTTGGACACCTTCCAAGGAAGAAGTTTACTGATTTTG CTGCTGTGAGAAAGGAGATCGCTGACGAGACTGACCGAGAGACAGGCCGTAGCAAACAAATATCTAGCGTACCTATTTATCTCAGTATATATTCTCCCAATG TCGTAAACTTGACACTGATAGATCTTCCTGGACTTACAAAAGTAGCAGTTG AGGGACAATCTGATAGCATTGTTGCGGATATTGAAAACATGGTTCGCGCTTATATTGAGAAG CCGAATTGCATTATTCTTGCTGTTTCTCCTGCCAATCAAGATCTTGCAACATCAGATGCTATTAAGATTTCTCGTGAAGTAGATCCAAAAG GGGAAAGGACATTTGGTGTTCTGACTAAGATTGATCTTATGGATAAGGGTACTGATGCTGTTGAT ATATTGGAAGGAAGAGcatacaaattacaatttccATGGATAGGTGTTGTCAACCGTTCTCAAGCagatattaataaaaatgttgACATGATTGCTGCCAGGCGTAGAGAAAAGGAGTACTTTTCTAGCACCCCTGAGTACAGGCATCTTACCAATAGGATGGGGTCAGAACATCTTGGGAAAGTTATGTCAAAA CACTTAGAGGCTGTTATCAAGTCAAGAATTCCAGGTCTCCAGTCTCTCATCAACAAGACCATCATTGATCTAGAAAGTGAATTGAGTCGTCTTGGGAAGCCCATTGCAACCGATGCTGGA GGAAAATTGTACATGGTTATGGAAGTTTGTCGCACTTTTGATGGAATCTTTAAAGAACATCTTGATGGAGT TCGACCAGGTggagataaaatatataatgtctTTGATAACCAGCTCCCAGCTGCGTTGAAAAGATTGCAATTTGATAAGCAGCTTTCAATGGACAATGTAAGGAAACTTATAACTGAAGCTGATGGATATCAACCCCATCTGATTGCTCCTGAGCAAGGATATCGTCGTCTTATTGAATCTTCCTTGATTTCTATCAAGGGTCCTGCTGAAGCAGCTGTCGATGCG GTTCATGCTATACTGAAGGATCTGGTTCACAAGTCAATTAGTGAGACTTCA GAGCTAAAGCAATATCCTTCTCTAAGAGTTGAGGTCAATGGTGCAGCTATTGAATCATTAGAAAGGATGAGGGATGAAAGCAAAAAAGCAACTCTACAGCTTGTTGAAATGGAGTGTAGTTACCTGACTGTAGATTTCTTCCGGAAACTTCCTCAAGATATTGAGAAGGGAGGGAATCCAACACATTCAATTTTTGACCGATACAATGATTCCTATCTTCGAAGGATAG GATCAAATGTCTTGTCGTATGTCAATATGGTTTGTGCAAGTTTGAGGAATTCCATTCCTAAGTCTGTTGTTTATTGTCAAGTTCGGGAGGCCAAACGCAGTTTGCTTGATCATTTCTTCACAGACCTGGGCAAGAAGGAG GGGAGACAGCTGGGTACTTTGTTGGATGAGGATCCAGCTATAATGCAGCGTCGTCTTTCTCTTGCAAAGAGACTTGAGTTGTACAGAGCTGCTCAATCTGAGATTGATTCAGTCGCATGGGCTAAGTAG